A portion of the Suricata suricatta isolate VVHF042 chromosome 11, meerkat_22Aug2017_6uvM2_HiC, whole genome shotgun sequence genome contains these proteins:
- the EXPH5 gene encoding exophilin-5, with translation MALGAAGARMTRDGRVKDVRAEAGSSLLTAEEGLARGGWHSGAGTREPPGGRWRWTAFQTAGAQAATGGCGGFHFLPVPFGLVSGASHHSTPRLRAPTSKLQTTKRDIRWLQGVTGEWFEEIQRKKFCNETDVSQMFKQPLTYRLRKGMAQNDPMELQTARSKTASNPRNPGSISPRLSFRSSFSSLFSFRKSRRETSKLQSPGQKGYDSHAGPSVSVRRTSTQAKIYSSPLENQPLDSAFVPGPAGMRAGSAMPPWDDSLLEDEFFQVLDDLDNKLAQEQCPSSGSMAAPLNYGSRTQRSHFYSRGNTHGNIPGRYQKHHNGASNMSIYDILRPGTPREGFKTFSPRTKTIYDMYRTREPRLLKEDYMQKKSFSSASLCFDSRQPSASPAPEYFTTRSLHFPTITPNKSGFIPLRHQQSPKRTPLSSIIWNRSVSSGDRQSQEEFLGAPSPMEIDTADQYTYPRCFQENRRHEFYRSQNVYQGVHLDTPTDNAVSPDPFENSENMPFYHQEHSFARPFSSNTFGRSREQRFRQSPLWGQQEEHSFWSDFHQSRHPFTSHRDSEMISFEASAGHGHSVHSQHWGSFSPGYRTNIFRDQEEPRLWQFDSQTSTLESMEVSQGSESQMTHFSSPRVCPVTGPSCHGRSARSVWQRGGPPTAGHTDTEPYSFGIAPTTLLASFPQSPDDRGNPQRPSFQNPTVAVQKTKPASLPMKSYPEVTVTKSNSVDAPPLTESPPNILVTQVTNEKALNEFIWEEDKQLHKMDQTNVTGEILQPVSQTVISNCSSDFQNPLSRDSAKSKGFAFNASTTVSSKRSPGGIFRKESPKIHTSHRERSDELKKDKNYTGNRKLGSATSLPFIQERRTASFPSPNQGCPQQVRASNEDSSGIIINNHWSSEHAGDQKTQSPEKPATSDAREEQGTTSHSTNCSKPAAGKTPRDSSDLSSGILPPSSPSSNSFLDPLAIPSTTAFFRKSPSSKDPSLEERAQKDTDSQDQSDQFALRPSENTKCNDKCALVHNEVVDVVKCHSHSPFKDGKGKGKIRRRLSSMEKLSKMESRSAPTHDNRSSVEMNQINSKPPEIHTTSCTSPAKSASFLINNRKSERKIMTSLCRDEPLPFQIKNNVEHLIGKYTLNRFSPSSSESESTYSKAVSDSVPAAPEATEKMTNLKNIGFASVRKGPLPFLTKRAVSCPAGVPDASDGRDKRQECLVANTDASITPKPQEVVISPLENNSSLSDLSSPKRHHQKEYFPECSEKDGNIAASRTSPFSLNNEDPLPFSSDMSRKESGKTLHKFKTTSMFSVSGNEDNVKCLEVVSVYYTLPRKYSKKFSNILEKYTQRIDSLTESTKLDTETFPDAFEKDATQEQSGTPSSEGLKILVSSAHEETHCLSHTTENRTASQLPSIRPSEPTFQEVDSTEAGVSLRKRESETREIFPDNISKTPLGDSQSRKERRKRLQSETLPMSSMLQDKKGTEKKAENHQPSSKLGNSGPSTLPAHSEEDVGNSQNTGSSGECAGLGIDLTATGTKGGLQREVVDGSSSGLRPSQVRGEIGTDFQKETNKVLSDLESQVFALTPALRKLQLDEGTCSSEPDLDSSQCEPRELPPGSQVMSMTENSRAEDEMQNLAWDPPSFPEGSSKQKTSLDDPDKEKNRCLVKHGLAAMSKASRIFPAKDLSRRRHVATIFPQSGNSSGPGSLSLGKAKGNLPSPEATPKSTDSRNESRLSSDIMDVEKSENSRQVTVISNREASTHLGNLKSNSISQLHQNESKNISESSPKYEKSKDVTAAQTLERKSGALAQPTFTSQGEANFSDHQRRPNPPFSLEPAEKSRVSIPLVSYQQQQRSPSSLEWGLDPYLSRSNSLKNINVHSDLVCKSHPPKVRGRHFSESTSIENALGELTLGDEFSTNSGYNRRFRSFSELSSCDGNENRALGSGRTNMGPKLATSISRPIDYGIFGKEQQLAFLENVKRSLTQGRLWKPSFLKNPGFLKDDVINPPQPTGLLSSDSPSGQMLEDALFPSAPLHIYEETLVDSDCDTDTTTDDEYYLDENDKESEL, from the exons taAACTCCAGACGACAAAGAGGGATATCAGATGGCTTCAAGGAGTGACTGGTGAATGGTttgaagaaattcaaagaaagaagttTTGCAATGAAACAGATGTCAGCCAAATGTTCAAACAACCACTTACATACAGGCTGAGGAAAGGGATGGCACAAAATG ATCCCATGGAATTACAAACAGCAAGATCTAAAACTGCGTCTAATCCAAGAAACCCCGGGTCCATTTCTCCCCGGCTAAGCTTCAGATCATCATTTTCTTCCCTGTTCTCATTCAGAAAATCCAGGAGGGAGACTTCAAAGCTTCAGTCACCAGGACAGAAAGG ATATGACAGCCATGCAGGACCTTCTGTGTCTGTGAGGCGAACCAGTACG cAGGCAAAAATATACAGTTCACCTCTGGAAAATCAGCCCCTTGACAGTGCCTTTGTCCCCGGGCCAGCAGGCATGAGGGCGGGAAGTGCTATGCCTCCCTGGGATGATTCGCTGCTGGAAGACGAGTTTTTCCAAG TTTTAGATGACCTGGATAATAAACTGGCTCAGGAGCAATGTCCAAGCTCAGGGAGTATGGCAGCGCCTCTCAACTATGGATCAAGGACACAGCGCAGTCATTTTTACTCCAGGGGGAACACGCACGGCAATATCCCAGGAAGATACCAAAAACACCATAACGGAGCTTCTAATATGTCTATCTATGACATCCTAAGACCAGGAACCCCTAGGGAAGGTTTTAAAACCTTTTCTCCTAGGACAAAAACAATTTATGATATGTACCGGACAAGGGAGCCCAGACTCTTAAAAGAAGATTACATGCAAAAGAAGAGTTTCAGTAGCGCTTCTCTGTGTTTCGACAGCAGACAGCCATCAGCCTCGCCAGCCCCAGAATACTTCACGACAAGAAGCTTACATTTTCCAACCATAACGCCGAACAAGAGTGGGTTTATACCACTAAGACACCAGCAGAGCCCAAAGAGAACTCCTTTATCATCCATCATATGGAATAGATCAGTTTCTTCCGGAGATAGGCAGAGCCAGGAAGAGTTCCTGGGGGCACCTTCCCCAATGGAGATTGACACTGCTGACCAGTACACGTATCCCAGGTGTTTTCAGGAGAACAGGAGACATGAATTTTACCGTTCGCAGAATGTTTACCAAGGTGTTCATTTAGACACCCCCACGGATAATGCAGTGAGTCCTGACCCATTTGAGAACTCAGAAAATATGCCATTTTACCATCAAGAACACTCATTTGCTAGACCTTTCTCTAGCAATACCTTTGGACGAAGCAGGGAACAGAGATTTAGACAAAGTCCTCTTTGGGGCCAACAGGAAGAACATTCTTTCTGGTCTGACTTCCATCAAAGTAGGCATCCATTCACTTCTCACAGAGACTCTGAAATGATATCCTTTGAAGCATCAGCTGGTCACGGCCATAGTGTTCATTCTCAACACTGGGGATCATTTTCTCCTGGTTACAGAACAAACATTTTCAGAGATCAAGAAGAGCCACGTCTCTGGCAGTTTGATTCTCAgacatccacgctggagagcatGGAGGTGTCGCAAGGCAGTGAGAGCCAGATGACTCATTTCAGCTCCCCACGTGTTTGCCCTGTGACTGGACCCAGCTGTCACGGCAGATCTGCGAGGTCAGTATGGCAACGGGGCGGTCCTCCGACAGCAGGACACACCGACACAGAACCTTACTCGTTTGGAATTGCTCCGACAACTCTACTAGCATCCTTCCCCCAGAGTCCTGATGACAGAGGGAACCCTCAGAGGCCCAGCTTTCAGAATCCCACAGTCGCTGTGCAGAAAACTAAGCCTGCCTCTCTGCCAATGAAAAGCTATCCAGAAGTCACTGTGACCAAGAGCAATTCAGTCGATGCTCCACCTCTTACTGAGAGCCCACCCAATATCCTGGTCACACAAGTGACTAATGAGAAAGCCTTGAATGAATTTATTTGGGAAGAAGACAAACAACTACACAAGATGGACCAGACAAACGTGACAGGTGAAATCCTCCAACCTGTTTCACAGACAGTGATCTCAAACTGTTCCTCTGATTTTCAAAATCCCCTCTCCCGGGACTCAGCGAAGAGCAAAGGGTTTGCTTTTAATGCATCCACCACAGTAAGTTCAAAAAGATCACCTGGCGGCATTTTCAGGAAAGAGAGCCCCAAAATTCATACATCGCACAGAGAGAGATCCgatgaacttaaaaaagataagaattacacTGGGAACAGAAAACTTGGCTCGGCAACTTCCCTCCCTTTCATTCAGGAACGCAGAACAGCGTCTTTTCCCAGCCCAAATCAAGGTTGTCCCCAGCAAGTAAGAGCAAGTAATGAAGACAGTTCAGGCATTATTATTAATAACCACTGGAGCTCTGAACATGCTGGTGATCAAAAGACACAATCTCCAGAAAAGCCTGCTACTTCAGACGCCAGGGAGGAACAGGGTACCACAAGTCATTCTACAAACTGTAGCAAACCAGCTGCTGGGAAGACCCCACGTGATTCTTCTGATCTGTCCTCAGGTAtactccctccttcctcaccatCGAGTAATTCTTTCCTTGATCCTCTGGCGATTCCTTCAACAACCGCGTTCTTCAGGAAAAGTCCTTCAAGCAAGGATCCATCTCTGGAAGAAAGAGCACAAAAGGACACTGATAGCCAGGACCAAAGTGATCAGTTTGCCCTACGTCCCTCAGAAAACACAAAGTGTAACGATAAGTGTGCACTGGTGCACAATGAGGTCGTTGATGTTGTCAAATGCCATTCTCACTCTCCTTTCAAggatgggaaaggaaaaggaaaaataagacgaCGCTTATCCTCTATGGAAAAGTTAAGCAAAATGGAAAGTAGATCGGCACCCACTCATGACAACCGTAGCTCCGTTGAGATGAATCAAATCAATTCCAAGCCTCCTGAAATTCACACAACTTCCTGTACCTCACCAGCAAAATCAGCCAGCTTTCTCATTAATAACAGGAAGTCAGAAAGGAAGATAATGACTTCTTTGTGTAGGGATGAACCACTTCCATTCCAAATCAAAAATAATGTGGAACACCTAATAGGGAAATACACATTGAACAGGTTCAGTCCCAGTTCTTCTGAGTCAGAAAGCACATATTCCAAAGCAGTGTCAGACTCGGTCCCAGCAGCACCTGAAGCCACAGAGAAGATgacaaatctgaaaaatattgGGTTTGCTTCTGTTAGAAAAGGACCACTTCCGTTCCTCACCAAGAGGGCTGTGTCCTGTCCGGCAGGGGTACCGGATGCCTCAGATGGGAGAGACAAAAGACAAGAATGCTTGGTCGCAAACACAGATGCTTCTATAACACCTAAACCTCAGGAGGTGGTCATTAGCCCTCTGGAAAATAATTCATCTCTTAGCGATTTGTCTTCACCCAAAAGACACCACCAAAAGGAATACTTTCCAGAATGTTCTGAAAAGGATGGTAACATTGCTGCCTCCAGGACAAGTCCGTTTTCCCTTAACAATGAAGACCCTTTGCCTTTTTCTTCAGACATGTCAAGAAAAGAAAGTGGGAAAACGTTGCATAAATTTAAGACTACTagtatgttttctgtttctggcaATGAAGATAATGTAAAATGTCTTGAGGTAGTCTCAGTATATTACACTCTACCAAGGAAATACAGCAAAAAATTCTCTAACATTCTCGAAAAGTATACACAACGTATCGATTCACTTACGGAATCAACTAAACTGGACACTGAAACATTTCCTGATGCTTTTGAAAAGGACGCTACACAAGAGCAGTCAGGAACACCGTCATCTGAAGGTCTAAAGATTCTGGTCAGCTCTGCTCATGAGGAGACCCACTGTCTTTCTCACACCACTGAAAATAGGACTGCTTCACAATTACCAAGCATTCGGCCCTCAGAACCAACATTCCAGGAAGTGGATTCTACTGAGGCAGGTGTTTCTCTTCGTAAAAGAGAATCTGAAACTAGAGAAATTTTCCCAGATAACATCTCTAAAACCCCTCTAGGTGATTCACagagcagaaaagagagaaggaaaagattgCAAAGTGAAACTCTGCCTATGTCATCAATGCTTCAGGACAAAAAAGGTacagaaaagaaagctgaaaacCATCAGCCATCCAGCAAACTGGGCAACAGTGGTCCGTCCACTCTCCCAGCCCATTCAGAAGAGGATGTTGGAAATTCCCAAAACACAGGAAGTTCTGGGGAATGTGCAGGTCTTGGGATAGACCTTACAGCTACTGGAACAAAAGGAGGCCTTCAGAGAGAGGTCGTAGACGGTAGTTCCAGTGGCTTGCGGCCTAGCCAAGTAAGAGGGGAAATTGGAACAGATTTCCAAAAAGAGACTAATAAAGTACTTTCTGACTTGGAAAGCCAAGTGTTTGCTCTTACTCCAGCTTTGCGTAAACTACAGCTTGATGAAGGGACTTGTTCAAGTGAACCTGATTTAGACAGTTCGCAGTGTGAACCCAGAGAGCTACCTCCAGGGAGTCAGGTGATGAGCATGACAGAGAACAGCAGGGCTGAAGATGAAATGCAGAACTTGGCATGGGATCCACCTTCGTTTCCTGAAGGAAGCAGTAAACAGAAAACAAGCTTGGATGACccagataaagagaaaaacagatgctTAGTTAAACACGGATTGGCAGCCATGTCCAAAGCCAGCAGGATATTCCCAGCTAAAGATTTAAGCCGCAGAAGACATGTAGCCACTATCTTCCCACAAAGTGGGAACAGTTCTGGCCCTGGAAGCTTATCTCTTGGCAAGGCCAAGGGCAACCTACCATCCCCTGAGGCTACTCCAAAGTCCACAGACTCCAGAAATGAAAGCAGGTTGAGTAGCGACAtaatggatgtggagaaatcagagaaCTCTCGCCAGGTCACTGTAATATCCAACAGAGAAGCTTCTACACACTTAGGCAATCTGAAGTCTAACAGCATTTCACAGCTACATCAGAATGAGTCTAAAAACATCTCAGAATCATCACCCAAGTATGAGAAGTCTAAAGATGTCACAGCAGCTCAGACTTTGGAAAGGAAGTCAGGAGCTTTGGCCCAACCCACATTCACCAGCCAAGGGGAAGCCAACTTCTCTGACCATCAGAGAAGACCGAACCCTCCTTTTTCTTTGGAGCCTGCAGAGAAATCTAGAGTAAGCATCCCATTGGTCAGTTATCAGCAACAACAAAGAAGTCCTTCGTCTCTGGAGTGGGGACTTGATCCATACCTCTCTCGTTCAAACAGTTTAAAAAACATCAATGTGCACAGTGATCTGGTATGCAAAAGTCACCCTCCAAAAGTCAGGGGGCGCCATTTTTCTGAGAGCACTTCTATTGAAAATGCTCTGGGTGAACTGACCCTTGGGGATGAATTCTCTACCAACAGTGGGTACAATCGAAGATTCAGATCCTTTTCTGAGCTTTCCTCCTGTGATGGAAATGAAAACCGGGCTTTGGGTAGTGGCAGAACAAACATGGGGCCCAAGTTGGCAACATCTATATCTAGACCTATTGACTATGGAATTTTTGGGAAAGAACAACAGTTGGCTTTCTTGGAGAATGTAAAGAGGTCACTCACACAAGGAAGATTATGGAAACCAAGTTTTCTTAAGAACCCCGGCTTCCTGAAAGATGATGTAATTAACCCCCCTCAGCCAACAGGGCTACTAAGCTCAGATTCTCCTAGCGGCCAGATGCTGGAAGATGCCTTATTTCCAAGTGCACCACTTCATATCTATGAAGAGACTCTTGTAGACTCAGATTGTGACACAGACACAACCACCGATGACGAATACTATCTGGACGAAAATGACAAAGAGTCAGAACTGTGA